A genomic region of Haliotis asinina isolate JCU_RB_2024 chromosome 1, JCU_Hal_asi_v2, whole genome shotgun sequence contains the following coding sequences:
- the LOC137285589 gene encoding uncharacterized protein — protein MGGVWERMVRSVRNILNPMLHEFGHRLDDEMYRTFLCEVEAILNSRPLTPVSSDSDDLDPLTPNHLLMLKSNVFIPPPGDFKQDDMYGYKRWRRIQHLANVFWSRWRKEYLVNLQQRQKWNHPKRNYQLDDIVLLKDEYLPRSAWSLGRITRTEPDKSGIVRNVKVKIKGSELRRPVHKLVLLLPSKSF, from the coding sequence ATGGGCGGTGTTTGGGAAAGAATGGTGAGATCTGTCCGAAACATTCTGAATCCTATGCTGCATGAGTTCGGTCACAGACTGGACGATGAGATGTACAGAACTTTCCTGTGTGAAGTGGAAGCTATTTTGAACTCTCGACCTTTGACCCCTGTGTCAAGTGACTCTGATGACCTGGATCCACTTACGCCAAATCACTTACTCATGTTGAAGTCAAACGTCTTCATTCCTCCTCCTGGAGATTTCAAGCAAGATGATATGTATGGATATAAACGCTGGAGACGAATTCAGCATCTTGCTAACGTTTTCTGGTCACGCTGGAGAAAGGAGTATCTTGTGAATCTACAACAGCGACAGAAGTGGAATCATCCTAAACGTAATTATCAGCTGGATGACATTGTGTTGTTGAAAGATGAGTATCTGCCCAGAAGTGCGTGGTCTTTGGGTCGCATCACTAGAACTGAGCCTGACAAAAGTGGTATTGTCCGGAACGTAAAAGTGAAAATCAAAGGCTCTGAACTTCGTAGACCAGTTCACAAGCTGGTTCTACTTCTACCATCAAAGTCATTTTGA